The Neofelis nebulosa isolate mNeoNeb1 chromosome 16, mNeoNeb1.pri, whole genome shotgun sequence genome includes a window with the following:
- the MED31 gene encoding mediator of RNA polymerase II transcription subunit 31, with the protein MAAAVAMETDDAGNRLRFQLELEFVQCLANPNYLNFLAQRGYFKDKAFVNYLKYLLYWKEPEYAKYLKYPQCLHMLELLQYEHFRKELVNAQCAKFIDEQQILHWQHYSRKRMRLQQALAEQQQQNNAAGK; encoded by the exons ATGGCCGCGGCCGTCGCTATGGAGACAG ATGATGCTGGAAATCGACTTCGGTTTCAGTTGGAGTTGGAATTCGTGCAGTGTTTAGCCAACCCCAATTACCTTAATT TTCTTGCCCAAAGAGGTTACTTCAAAGACAAAGCTTTTGTTAATTATCTTAAGTACTTGCTTTACTGGAAAGAACCAGAATATGCCAAGTATCTAAA GTACCCACAGTGTCTGCACATGCTCGAGCTGCTCCAGTACGAGCACTTCCGCAAGGAGCTGGTGAACGCTCAGTGCGCCAAGTTTATCGACGAGCAGCAgattctgcactggcagcactaTTCCCGGAAGCGGATGCGCCTTCAGCAAGCCCTGGCggaacagcagcagcagaatAACGCAGCGGGAAAGTGA